From a single Miscanthus floridulus cultivar M001 chromosome 8, ASM1932011v1, whole genome shotgun sequence genomic region:
- the LOC136472281 gene encoding calcium/calmodulin-regulated receptor-like kinase 1 → MKGVSEGLIIGITVGVVIGVLLALGILLCLRYRRSQTQIRSSSSRRASTVPIRTNGVNTCAMLSNSTTGQESPRELEDRASSLWIEGPGRKSMISASGIPKYAYKELQKATSNFTTLLGQGAFGPVYRAEMSSGEILAVKVLSNNSKQGEKEFQNEVLLLGRLHHRNLVNLVGYCADKGQHMLLYAYMPNGSLASHLYGENSAPLKWDLRVNIALDVARGLEYLHDGAVPPVVHRDIKSPNILLDQAMHARVADFGLSREEMVTRNGANIRGTYGYLDPEYVSTRSFTKKSDVYSYGVLLFELIAGRNPQQGLMEYVELAAINADGKTGWEEIADSRLEGAFDVEELNDMSAVAYRCVSRVSRKRPAMRDVVQALTRVLKRSRSRKHHSNRHPQARADDESVDLEGSEVQSSFSGLQREESVGSVSELPDV, encoded by the exons ATGAAAGGAGTGTCCGAAGGTCTGATCATCGGAATCACGGTTGGGGTGGTGATAGGTGTGCTGCTGGCTCTTGGGATACTGCTGTGCTTGAGGTATCGGCGTTCCCAGACGCAGATAAGGAGTAGCAGCTCGAGGAGGGCATCGACAGTCCCCATCCGTACCAATGGtgttaatacttgtgccatgctcTCAAACTCGACTACAGGGCAGGAATCCCCGAGGGAGCTTGAAGACCGTGCGAGTTCTCTGTGGATCGAAGGGCCTGGTAGAAAGAGCATGATTTCAGCTTCTGGTATACCCAAATATGCATACAA GGAACTACAGAAAGCTACCAGCAATTTCACAACATTATTAGGTCAAGGAGCCTTCGGTCCTGTTTACAGAGCAGAAATGTCTTCTGGTGAGATATTGGCTGTTAAAGTGCTTTCGAACAATTCAAAGCAAGGTGAAAAGGAGTTTCAAAATGAG GTCTTACTTCTTGGGCGATTACACCACAGGAATCTGGTGAATTTGGTTGGCTATTGTGCTGACAAAGGGCAACATATGTTATTGTATGCATACATGCCTAATGGGAGCCTTGCATCACACTTATATG GTGAAAACAGTGCACCACTGAAGTGGGATTTAAGAGTGAACATTGCTCTGGATGTTGCTAGGGGTTTGGAGTACTTGCATGATGGG GCTGTTCCTCCAGTAGTCCACCGTGACATCAAATCTCCTAACATTTTGCTGGACCAGGCAATGCATGCTAGG GTTGCTGACTTTGGATTATCTAGAGAGGAAATGGTTACTCGCAATGGAGCCAATATACGAGGAACTTATGGATATCTTGATCCAGAGTATGTATCCACACGATCATTCACAAAGAAGAGTGACGTGTACAGCTACGGTGTTTTGCTATTCGAACTGATTGCTGGCAGAAACCCACAACAGGGTCTAATGGAATATGTTGAGCTT GCTGCAATCAACGCTGATGGGAAAACTGGGTGGGAAGAAATTGCAGATTCTCGGTTAGAAGGCGCATTTGACGTGGAGGAGCTCAATGACATGTCTGCTGTTGCCTACAGATGCGTAAGCCGTGTGTCCCGCAAGCGCCCAGCAATGCGAGATGTCGTCCAGGCTCTGACCCGTGTGTTGAAGCGCAGCCGCAGCAGGAAGCATCACAGCAACAGGCACCCACAGGCAAGGGCAGATGATGAATCTGTGGACCTGGAGGGGTCCGAGGTACAGTCGTCCTTCTCTGGTCTTCAGAGAGAGGAGTCAGTTGGCAGCGTTTCGGAGCTGCCAGATGTCTGA
- the LOC136472283 gene encoding protein DESIGUAL 2-like, whose amino-acid sequence MAKMGAAILVCIVVLALDVTAGILGIQAQAAQNKVKKVTILFIQCEKPVYKAYQLGLAAAVLLVVAHAIANFLGGCACICSQLEFIKASINRKLAAITIILSWIALIAGFSLLLAGAMSNSKSTTSCKLTQGHTLALGGIMCFVHGGITVAYYVTATAAAHEVP is encoded by the exons ATGGCGAAGATGGGAGCTGCTATTCTGGTCTGCATAGTGGTTTTAGCCCTGGATGTCACAGCTGGCATACTAGGAATTCAGGCACAGGCTGCTCAAAACAAG GTTAAGAAGGTGACAATTCTCTTCATCCAATGCGAGAAACCAGTTTACAAAGCATACCAACTTGGCCTTGCAGCTGCAGTGCTCCTGGTAGTTGCCCACGCGATAGCCAACTTCCTTGGTGGCTGTGCCTGTATCTGCTCTCAGCTGGAGTTCATCAAGGCGTCCATTAACAGGAAACTGGCAGCCATTACTATAATTCTCTCATG GATTGCCCTGATTGCTGGATTCTCGCTGCTGCTCGCTGGTGCCATGTCCAACTCCAAGTCCACGACATCATGCAAACTCACTCAAGGCCACACTTTGGCCCTTGGAGGGATCATGTGCTTCGTCCATGGTGGTATCACCGTTGCCTACTACGTCACCGCCACTGCTGCAGCGCACGAAGTTCCTTAG
- the LOC136472282 gene encoding pentatricopeptide repeat-containing protein At5g50390, chloroplastic-like, with product MSGNCTDWLTGRPLHPRFAAEPNPQNPRKTPTTWLAMDLQLAPPPLANLRLLAHRPKAASACTSTSTATAAPSTSCSSSTEQPLKPRPPLPRQSPAPRPRPRPNPTRLPALCAAIERHAAAGRHAEALDLFRLARAGAPFTPLPVRTYHALLLAAAALREPGAAAAVAWHVESSGFELDLYTHNHVLRAYLECGMLAEARRAFDGMPDRNGVTWGIMMGGLVNRGRPRAALALFREMRAEAAGGDAPPPRSLVVALSAATSSGSARAGRQLHCCVVKAGACGDVADRYLECALLDMYSKCGLIDEARRVFDGLPRPHRTSVVAWNSMLAAFVLHGHSEEALELYQEMCRSHVAMDQFTFSTMLGVFSRLGLLEHAKQAHAGLIQRGLPLDIVGNTALVDLYCKWGRMEDARNVFERMPRRNLISWNALIAGYGYHGMGDKAIEMFERLIAEGVAPNHVTFLAVLNACRFSGLVDKGKRIFQLMTENLRMKPRAMHYACVIELFGREGLLDEAYSMIRRAPFTQTANMWGALLTASRIHKNMHLAKLAAEQLLAMEPDKINSYVVLLNLYVSSGRQDDACKVVQTLKRKGLYIHNACSWITVKKTDHRFFFKDTLHPQSAEIYRRLDTLMKDVREAGYVAEENELLPDIHPEEQKISRAYHSERLAIVFGLISTSPHTPLRITQSHRLCSDCHKVIKFVAKVTMREIVVRDGSRFHHFKLGICSCGDYW from the coding sequence ATGTCAGGAAACTGTACGGACTGGCTGACTGGTCGTCCTCTCCACCCTCGCTTCGCTGCGGAGCCTAATCCGCAAAACCCAAGGAAAACCCCCACCACTTGGCTCGCCATGGACCTGCAGCTCGCGCCACCGCCGCTCGCCAACCTCCGCCTCCTCGCCCACCGCCCCAAGGCCGCCTCTGCCTGCACCTCCACCTCCACTGCCACCGCCGCGCCCTCCACCTCCTGCTCCTCTTCCACGGAGCAGCCCCTCAAGCCCCGCCCGCCCCTCCCGCGCCAGAGCCCCGCGCCcaggccccggccccggcccaaCCCCACCCGCCTCCCCGCCCTCTGCGCCGCCATCGAGCGGCACGCGGCGGCGGGCCGCCACGCCGAGGCGCTCGACCTGTTCCGCCTGGCCCGCGCGGGGGCTCCCTTCACGCCGCTCCCGGTGCGCACCTACCACGCGCtgctgctcgccgccgccgcgctgcggGAGCCcggcgcggccgcggcggtggcctGGCACGTCGAAAGCTCCGGCTTCGAGCTCGACCTGTACACGCACAACCACGTCCTGCGGGCGTACCTCGAGTGCGGCATGCTCGCCGAGGCGCGCCGGGCGTTCGACGGGATGCCCGACCGGAACGGCGTCACGTGGGGGATCATGATGGGCGGCCTCGTCAACCGGGGCCGCCCCCGCGCCGCGCTGGCGCTGTTCCGGGAGATGCGGGCGGAGGCGGCCGGCGGGGACGCGCCGCCGCCGAGGTCCCTCGTGGTGGCTCTCAGTGCGGCTACGTCCTCGGGGTCGGCGCGAGCCGGGCGGCAGCTGCACTGCTGCGTTGTCAAGGCGGGGGCGTGTGGTGACGTCGCTGACCGGTACCTGGAGTGCGCACTGCTCGACATGTACAGCAAGTGCGGCTTGATTGATGAGGCGAGGCGGGTGTTTGACGGGCTGCCACGGCCTCATCGGACGAGCGTCGTCGCGTGGAACTCCATGTTGGCAGCGTTTGTGCTTCATGGCCACAGCGAGGAGGCGCTGGAGCTGTACCAAGAAATGTGCAGGAGTCATGTCGCCATGGACCAGTTCACATTCTCGACCATGCTAGGGGTGTTCTCTAGGTTGGGGCTGCTGGAGCATGCGAAGCAGGCGCACGCTGGCTTGATCCAGAGAGGATTGCCACTGGACATTGTTGGGAACACGGCGCTTGTGGACTTGTATTGCAAATGGGGAAGGATGGAGGACGCGAGGAATGTCTTTGAGAGGATGCCTAGGAGGAACTTGATCTCATGGAACGCTCTGATTGCTGGATACGGCTACCATGGCATGGGGGATAAGGCGATCGAGATGTTCGAGAGGCTGATAGCTGAGGGTGTTGCGCCAAACCATGTGACGTTTCTGGCAGTGCTGAATGCGTGTAGGTTTTCAGGTCTAGTTGACAAAGGGAAGAGGATTTTCCAGTTGATGACTGAAAACCTGAgaatgaaaccaagggctatgcATTATGCATGTGTTATTGAGCTTTTTGGTAGAGAGGGCCTACTTGATGAAGCCTATTCAATGATAAGAAGAGCACCGTTCACCCAAACTGCAAACATGTGGGGGGCCTTGCTTACTGCTAGCAGGATCCATAAGAACATGCATCTTGCAAAATTAGCTGCCGAGCAGCTATTGGCAATGGAACCTGATAAGATAAACAGCTATGTTGTGCTCCTCAACTTGTATGTTAGCTCCGGTAGACAGGATGACGCCTGCAAGGTAGTTCAAACATTGAAGAGGAAAGGTTTATATATTCATAACGCTTGTAGCTGGATCACAGTCAAGAAAACGGATCACAGGTTTTTCTTTAAAGATACTTTGCATCCACAAAGTGCTGAAATATACAGGAGGCTAGATACATTAATGAAGGATGTACGAGAAGCTGGCTATGTTGCTGAGGAGAATGAGTTGCTCCCTGATATTCATCCCGAAGAGCAAAAGATATCGAGAGCTTACCACAGTGAAAGACTGGCAATTGTTTTTGGCCTTATCAGCACATCTCCACATACTCCCTTGAGGATTACTCAAAGCCATCGTTTGTGTAGTGACTGCCACAAGGTAATTAAGTTTGTGGCAAAAGTTACCATGAGGGAAATTGTTGTAAGGGATGGTAGCAGGTTCCACCACTTCAAACTCGGGATCTGCTCTTGTGGTGACTACTGGTAA